In Serinus canaria isolate serCan28SL12 chromosome 4, serCan2020, whole genome shotgun sequence, the sequence TCACTACTTCATCTGCCCTGCTTTTGGCTGAATGCCACAGTAACAGTCGGGGAGTCTGGGATTTAGAGGTGGTTTGTGTGCCCTAGATGTGAGCCTCACCTTGTTTGCCCAGTGccctctgtgtgtcctgctctACCAAGCTTCCAAGTGGTGCCTGCTCATTCATGACCTGCCTGTGGATGCTTTGCCTTGGACTTCATTCTCCTTCAGACTCAACTCTCTTCACTTTCTCTTCTTATACTCCTCAGAAACCTAACCCTTCCAAAGTCATTACTAGTCAGTCCCAGCACTTTGTCCCACATTTTCCCAATGCAATGTCCCAGAACTGAGGAACCCAGAAGTCCTGCAGTCCATCCACTTTATTTGATTCTTTCTTCCTCTACATCTTCCTCATTCAGTTTGgtcttttttcccttgcatttGGAGTGAGattcttcttttctgtgctcCAGTGGTCTTTGGAAGAATCACTGCAAGCTCAAGGTGTGAAACAAAGGCCACCAAATcctttaataaatttttataaagtGAGAGGTACAGACTTTTCTAAATACAGGTCACTTTTACAATGGGCTGCAGTCTGAGGGTCATgtacaataaaaaattattttaaaaagagaaatatgcTCAGGTCTCAGCCCACAAAATAGGGGCAGTAAGTTCAATTGCAATGTACTTGTttgcaaaaaataataatgagagTATGATTCTATTTTTAAGAGTTAGAAAAAacaggtcttttccagcctctttCTGATAAATATGGTATTGGATACCTTAGCAAGGAGCTTCCAGAGGCACGAGCGTTGCCAGATTTCTTTCAGGGCCCAGAGAACATAACAGTGGGCTGGGACCCTGAAGACTCACTGATTAACTGTGGCACAGGAATTCATCGAAAGATCAGGCTTCTTGGATTTGCTGATTCTGACCTTCTGACCACTGGAGCAAATGCTCCTCTTCAGAGATTAAAATGATTTTTGAAAACTTAAATACACCCATCAGCAAACCAACTGGAAGAATAAGCTGATCTTGGTCATGGTGAGCAATCCATAAAATGCCAACTCATATTCATGAAATGTGTGCAATTACAGCAGATGGCCATCAAATTGCAGCCAAAATCTAAACCAGGAGAGGCAATAACAATTGTAACCTAGCAGAGTGTAAATACAGATATCAAAGTGCCAGAAgtgaaaggaatattttttaaatccacgttgcaaatatataaataatatcaACTTAAAGTCATGTCCTAGGTGGCATAAACTGGAAACAGAAAGTGGAGGGGACTCAACCAATGCTACTCAAGTGGCCGCTTGCAGAACAAGGAGGAGACTGGGCTTGCCAACCCTTCCCTTGCAtccttctctcctgcctctctaCACACACTGCTTCAGCTCCATGGAGCCACAGGAGAGGCCTTACAGCACAAAATGTTCAGGAAAACCGCTTTGCTTGGTGAGGAATGGAGtgtccaggctggcagggagctgtgcatcATGGCTGGTTGCACGGGTGCAACGGAGTTGTGCAAATATACTAGCTCGGTGGTGTGGAGGGGTCATCCCTCCTCTCAAGCCATTGTTAACTTCACCTGACCCTAGCTAATGATGCCTTCTTCTCTCCTGAGAAAACTGTCTTCCTCTTAGATTTTGGCCCAAGATTAAATGTCAAAATCTTAATAAAAATGTGAGAGAGTTGGCACTTTATTGTGATGTGGAGACTCAGATCCAGGGAAGATGCTCAGCACCAGCCTCATGAGGTGTCTGGGCATCAAAACTGGAAAACTGCTGAGGCAGCATGAACTGACTGTAAGGTCTCTTTTATCACTGCAATGACCTCCTGTCTCTAAAATAAAGCACTTGAATGTGCTATTTAGACATACCAGGCAAACTTCTGGTCTTTTGTAAGTAGCTAAAAATATAAAGACCAGGACACACTTCCTTGTTTAGTTCTTAATGCATCAGCTTGAGTTAGTGATAGTTTCTAGCTCTGGGTGTATCTTTTGTTGAGCAATTTATCCAAAAACCTAATTTGGTTTGCTAACACGCCCCTCAAATGCACTCATCAGATTTTGAGGAGATACATTCAGACAGAGTTGCAAACTCTTTGCTGGTCATGATCTGTACTGTGGATTTGTTTATGCGGATTTGTTTATGTGGGAAATTATTATCAGatccagagaaagaaaatgcaagtcACATGCAATCAATTTCTGCTgcaaattttaacattttttggTTGCATGGCACTGAATAtgttgaagtaatttttaaatatttgggggagggggggaaagagGGGTATGTGAGAATAATAACTGTACAGTGCACTACTATGTGTCATATagcaaatgaaaattattctgagTAAAATTTGACAAACTTGTTAATATGTATGGTCTGGAGTAAAATACCTGTTCTTGGTCATTGATACTATCTAGCACATCCCAGCTGAAAATGGATTCATTACTTCATGGTAAGCTAAGTTAAACAGTCTTCAGCAGTAAAGTAGGCTACTTTCAACTTGCTGTGTACTTTGATCTATGTCACCAAACAACTTTATTAGAAAACTTGAAAACTTATGGATACTAGCACATTTATGGAGAAATAGGTCAAACACATGCCTCTAAACAAAGAGCAGGAACTGCTGGTGTGAAATTCTGGAATGACTGAATCAAGCAGGTTTGATCCAACTATCAAAAGTTTTCATTGTCTTGTTTGGCCAGCTGTAGACCACAGATAACAAACTCAGGCCTTTTTGTAATAATCAAAAATTTATTGAGAAtgtgtacagaaaaaaaaaaccaaccatcACAGAGGTATGCACTGCTCAGGGAAAAGGTTTGGGTATTTTACAGTCAGTGTTGCTTTATAGTCAAAAATGAACTGTGTAAGGTTCGCTAagttcagtgtttaaaaaaagatttgcttttcctgttaaGACTGGTCTTTTTCAAATCGTTCTTTATGCATCTCCAacctaaaacagaaaaaaagagagtatTTTAATGTCCTTCCAATGAAAGAAGTACATAAGGCTATGATCACGTTGATAGTGTTCACAAATAGTTATATTAGTTGGGAATTAAAAGTGTAGCATTTAAAATACGCAAAGGCAAGGGATTATTCTTGATCATGAGACTGTCCATTTATCTATCCATTAAAAGAAACAGTAATGTAGAAGGTGCACTAAAATTAAAGTACTAATGTGACTACTACTACTgtgacaaaatgaaaacaaagctaaCTTCTCTAAGAGGCAATGGGCTTAACTTCAGCTGAAATTATTACTGAAATGGTTCAATTATTATTGAAATGTTCTGTGttcattttaaatatctccTCTGCCCTGTGGTCGAACCTGTTTGACATTGCCCAAGTTGTGTTGCTGTCCATCTACTGACAGTCTGTTGAATGGGATGATTTTCATAGCAGATTTCTTCATGGAGTACCACCGGTCACGCCAGGTTGCCCAGATAATGCCATTGTCAAATCCAGATGGACCAGCATCTTCTGATGTGTACACACCACCTAGGAAACACCAGTTGGAGCAAAACAGTTGGCtgctttctaaaatatttactgtgcCCATACATTTTTATGGTCCTGACACCTCCATGGCACCCCTGGGTGTCCTAATAGACCCTGTTCGCTCCCTTTCTCCCCctattttgtttctctcaggATTGATTCTCCCGCTTTGGAATGGAGAGCAGTCACAAATTCCTCCTACTGGTGTTAACAATTATTGCAAAGAATGGACCATGCCAGCTTTGGAAAAGCCAGAAGGCAAAGTGTACTCTACATAAGTGACTCATTTTCCCTTGTCACTGAAACGTGGTGTCCTGGATAGAAGCACTTAGAAGACACCTTACCTATATAATATTTGCCATTGAGGTGGCCAGCATGACATCTATTCATCCACCAGCCAGATCCATCCTGCTCAGCGCAGTTGCCTTCGTAGTTATCGTTGTCATTGTCGTGGGTACTGAACCGCATGCCATTGTGGTAGGTGTAGGATTTATCACTCGGGTCATCCCCAAAATCGAATCCATCAAAGGCATCCCCGGCCTCACCCCCGATGAAGTAGGCGTAAGTCAGGCGGTACTTGTCCTCTTCACTCCCCACTCTGAACACAGCGTagtcagcagtgctgggaacagagGGCAGGGCTGAACATGAGCATGCTGCATTCCCAGAACATGCACAAGTGAAAAATGCATCAGTGTTAAAACAGCCAAAAGGGCATTTATTGCATCCTAGCATTTTAGAAGGAATTGTTTTTATGTGACTGTGGGCCTCCGTTCAGTGACACACATCCAACCAACTTTTGTGCTCCAATACCAGACCTATTTTCTGACTACCAGTCTTTAGTGATGTATGAAACATCTACATTatcaacacacacacagacacatacacacacacacacatatataatcTCCCAGGttcataataaaaatagaaataaaaaataaaataatagaactGAACAGTGTAGACCAGACTTATAATAATCACATAGTCCAAAGACAAAGAAACttgaagagaagaaacagattCCTTCTCCTAATAAGAGAGTGCCGACAGCATGTGGTCTTCTGACAGGCACGTGTACCTGGCAAAAAGTAACACCCAGTGACTGCTGTAAGTTCAGGAGCTAAAGTAGTTCCATGCACACGTTTTCTGGTCTAAGGGTTCATAATTTTTTAGGAGCGACCTTTTATCAGTACAAACTGatgcagcagagggagcaggagctttTAAGCtgtcattttcaaaagcatcaTAAGCAAATACCTTTTTTTGCCACTCCAGTCCTCCAGCTCTATTCGTAAGGTGTATGGCAGAGTGGACTGTGTAGTTATTAAATGTATCTTTTCATTGCCCAGCCAGAACTCAGTGGTGTCATCTGGAGAAAGATGTCCAAATCCTTCCTTGTACTGAACCCAATTTTTACTGAAGTCTTCGCTCCCATCCAgtctctgggggaaaaaaacaagaacaccgaaaacaaaaataaaaataaaaacctcagtCAAAAAGATATGTATCATATGTAGGTAAATAAAAACAGTGCTCTTGCAAAAAGTTTGTTTATAGCAATAATACATAAGTGACATACCCTTTGTAGAACTGTCCAGCCATTGCCATATGAGTCAATCTCACAGTAGACTAGGAAAGACTGCTTGGCTCTTTGGGGCTTGATAAAGTACAGTCCACTTTTCCTTGCACCCTTATTTGCAATGTCTTGACAATCTGAAGTAAAGATATTCCAAAGATCATTTTCAATCTAGTTATAATGCTATCCTtacatttatttcatattatAACTTTCTTAGTGCAAGAAATGCAACTTATCTAAAAACCATTGTTGCAAAGTAAGCTATTTAGTCCACATACTTCAATGTCATTGCCATAAAAAACCCTACCAAGGGTCATAGGACTTGTGTAAGGTGAAGATGAATTTAGTCTCACGCAGAGTTTAAGCAGTGAAACACATAATCATTGCATTGAATTCTACAGCAACAAAGAAAGATACTTCTGGACCTAATGgaataattgaatttttttccgCATGGCTTAGTTGAAATCTGATGAGTTATCTTCTCTTTGTCCCAAGTCCACGGAAACTCTAGTCATGTCCCTCATGTTTAGCACACATTTTGGGATAATCACATTTTGGCCAAAAACGCCAAGCAAGAACTAAGTTCCACCTGAATCCTTGCCTGAAGAGCATCTAACTCGTACTGACTAGTTCTATAATGTGCAATTTTATGTATCTTTGCAGAAGTCCATGACCCATGAGATTCCAAGTAAATCATTGCTGTGATGCCAAGTGGCAGCACTCCTAGGTGAATTAATCCTCCACCACACAGGAAACATTCTGCACACCTCTTCCAGTTGTCTCCAGAATTTCAGTCCGGTCCTTGCATGGCTCCTGGCAGAGGGACTCAAGCTGGGCAATCTTCTGTTTCAGCTCTGTGATCCTGTTGCCGTTCATTATATGTGCATCTGTCAACTGTCTGGACGGAGAGACACAAAAATGAGTTGTTGTATCTGCTGTTTGGGAATGGGTAATACTCATTCATTTCCCTGGACACATGCCTCATGGATCTAACGTGCTGCTACATGCAGCCCTGTAAAAAGGGGTGCCTCTCTCAGCACTGGTATTCAGAGTTAAGGACAGGCAAAATGGAAAAGCACAGGCTTTACCTCATGCAAAACTTCACCATATGCAAAACTTGACTCTAATCAGCAAAATTCTAACCAGTAATTAATGTATTAATACAACTCTATGGAAAGTTTAACTTTGCTCTCCTGATGTAAAGGATAAACTCCCCTTCAATTATGGATGTATTTGTAAAACATAAGTGCTCTAAATAAACTGCTGTAGGTGTCAGAATGACTAAATAATATTTGACATAATGCCATAGAAGTGGAGATCTGTCAAAAAACGTATCCTTAAGATTTAGTAACATTAATGGTGTTTTCAATTTGATTTCCAATGTCAACTTATAAAAGACTGTCACTAAGTTTATAGTTACATATGATTTAGAACTACGTAATTGAGCTAATTAGCTAATTGAGCTAATTTTATGGAGGAATGCAGGAAAATTGGCCAGAGTAAATGATTGCACAAACATTCCACACGCTCTGCTTTACAGCAAAAGCTCATGACCTCCAAAggtcatgaaaaaaaatttagggatagctggcacagcaggagaaatataaataaaaatatttccaggcTTCATGGCATTCTTCTCTTGCACTTCTTGCACAATTTACAGTCTATCCAGGTGAGCAGAGAATTCAGTATCAGATCCTCGTGATCTTTCTGTGTCTTGCTAGGCAGCTGCTAATGGCAGTGCGGGCAGAACTGTCCGCAAGAGCACAAAAAACCTTTCTGAGAGAGGCTTTTTGGCACTTgacaaaagaacagaaagaaaacaatttgtaTTGTCACTGACAAAAGAAGTGGAAGATACCTACTGTATAGTAGTTTCATGAGACAATATAGTGTTTTCATATCTAGAAATTTCTTCAATTATTTTCCTGGACTTTTGAGTGAAGTCATCAATTGaatctgtaaaacagaaaaggtACAAAACAATTGTAGTtaggcaaattaaaaaaaaaagaaaaccacataaataatatttttcagttgtgtACTTATTTTTTATATGCTCACTTGGTAATGTCTGCTTTTCTGAAGGATAGAGGTCTTGGATGTGTTGGATCAGATGGTCTGATGTTATTGTGGCATTAGAAATCCGCTGCAAAAGACTCTCCATTTCCAGCAGGTCATTATCCACAGTGGATTGGTATTTACTAAAGAAATCTGCAATGCCACAAGTTGTTGGGCAGAAGCTACCCTAAGGAGTAAAGAAACACAGCTGGCAATGTTTCAGGGGCAAAGCAAACAGAGCAGAATGTTTGGGCAGAGGAACTTTCAGTCACTGCTGACACAAATGATAAAGCATAAAAAAAGGGCAGGCGTTCGCAGCAGACTTTGTATTTGAATTTTCAGAGGCAGTTTACTTTCATACTACATGCACACAGCAAGAAAACAGTGCATGCCATTATTGTAGCATCTGCTGGATATGTGCTTTCATCCACAGTGCAGCCTCCCATACACTCTTATCAAGTATATGCTGCTATCAGTAAATGACAGGTTTAAGCAAAGCGCACTTAATAAGAACTGGAAACAACGAAGAGGTTCAAATGATAACGCTAGTTAATAATCAGCATAGAAAAGCTTTAGTTACATTCttaagataaaagaaaatggttCAGGTACTTACAAATCTGTCATCCAATATGCAGCAGTTTTCTCTGGTAGCAGTGtactgaagagaagaaagagggcTGGTTTTAGTGGATTTTCTCCAAGACCACTTTCTGCGCTCGCACGCAGTTTCCTAAAGGCTGTCTCTTCACTTACCGCCACGCTGGTAgaaaagagcagggagaggagaaaccccaggggagcccagctgcacagcctcAGCCCCATCATGTCTGTCCCACCAGGTGCACTTGTGCAGTCAGCAGCCGAGAATGTTCAACCCAGCGCAGGGTGGCAGCAGTTTAAGGCAGCAGGCTGAAGCTGGGGGCGGGCACTGGGAGGTGGTGGGAAGAGGCGGAGTAGGGATCTGAGGTTGATTCCCCGAATTTGCACATACACTCCTCCCATTTTCAGAACCTGCTTTGCACTTAGTCGCCtgatctctgctccagctgggtcTCAGGGGAGGCAGGAAGGTGAGACAAGGCATGGAGACACTACACCTAGTCACAAGCATAATCAAACTCACACATTGCTTCGTAATGGGGGCTGGAAGAAGTTTCACTCTAATAGCACAGGGAAAAGCCACGCTAGCAATCTGAATTATCTGTACCAGCTATCAACTGCCTAACAACAAATGATTTTTTAGGATCATTTCCTGCCACAGATCTCTACATGTTTTGCAAAGAGGCAACACCATTTTCCCTATTCTGTGGATGACaaaactgaggcagagaaagGTGTGAAGTCATTGGGCAGTGGTGTATCTGGAAAAGAAGTCTGTGGTACTTCTCACAGGCAATGAATGTTCCCTATCCTTCAACTCAGTGAGTCCATTCCAATTACTTAGGTCAATGCTTCCTTGCTGGGGAACCAATGTTGTTGGAATCTGCCTTACTCAATACTGCTACAAGTGTGCTAACAAGCCCTGTCTTCTGCCATGGGCTTTGTTCCAGCAAATTACTTCAGTATGTCCTTTTGCATGCTCTCTGTATTGGGAGCATTAACACCTTTCCACTCATGACCTAGACCTGGTGTCTGAACTATAGCTTCTGCAGAGAATGTCTGGTTTTGTGCCTGTACAGCACGATGTGTGATAAGGCAGTGTTGAATGAGGCTTGTGACTTTGTTACATGTTTGACCACATGAGGAGAAGAACAGTGAGAATGGGGCTCAGGGATAAATCTGTTGTTATTGGGGTTGGCTTTGTGATTTCAGGCAAATGACTTTGTCTCTATACAGCAGGATCAATGTTTCAGCTTGGCTTAGTAGGGAttttaaaaatggggaaaaagcaTTCTATAGGAACTACATTATTAGAAAATTAGATATGATTATGCCCTGAAACATGGAGAGTTCCTAACCTGTATATCCTCTTTTAGTCTGGTCAAATCAGATCAAACAGAAGGGTCCCATCATGTTCAGAGATCTACCTACATATTGCCAGAAGGAAATGTGAGCATTTAAGATGCTAAAAATCAATCTGATGTGACACTTGAGGCTGAAGCATTGTGCCTGGGAGAGTCAGCTTTTCAGTAACTGTACTGATGACCAGTGAGTTAGCTGCCAGGCTGCcaaaagtcttttccaaagGATGACCGACACTAAAGGTTTGTCTTTCCAAATCTGGTATTAATTACCTTCAAGAGCTATGAGCAGAATGTGCTCTTGTTGACCTTACTGATACAAATAGGATGTTTCCGCCTTTTACAGAGTTAATTCTGTTTCCTAAAGTGTGAAATTAAAGTAAATAGGACTGGGTAGAAGTCTATCTACCGTTGTATTTTTTACTGTTGCTTCACTGGTGCTTTAACATGGACTGAGGCAACCATGGCTGAACCTCCttgtcactgctgctcacacacCAAGCCTGCTTGGCTTCATCTCTGCAGCTCATGACACAAAGGTCCACAGGGTCCTAGAGATACCATTCCAGGGGCTGTGCACCAGCAGGATTCCCTTAGATGTGACAAGATAGCAGGAGTGGGTTGCTGGTATGAACTTTGTTAAGTAACAGCTTTCACACAGATGTACACTGCAGAGTACAGATGGGCACGTACTGTTCGTGATGCAATAGGTGAACCACGGAGCACAATTCAGGTATCCCTCATCCTCTGACAGAATAAAGAATACATCTTTCCCTTTTGTCAACAGAAGTAGTACATATAGGCTTGAAACTCTATCAGAAGACTATTTGgtagcagaaaatgaaaaaaaaaaatgccttgtGTTCCTAGGCAAGAATTTCAGGAGTCAGAGAAGATCACAACAGTGAACTCTAGCAGTAAAAGCCTAGTTCACATCTTGAGTTAAAAGCTCCAAGATTTTATAATTAAAGTATGAGAATGGCTATAATGACATAATAACATTATATAAATAGAGTTTAAATGTTCAAGGTAAATGTCTGATTGgtgggaaaaacaaaaggatcATTATCCTTACAAATGGGTTAGGAATAGGAAACCTGAATTTTCAGTCAGATGCTTATGTTACACAAAATTATCATATTTACATTCATGAAGGAGTCAATTTTCAACATTGCCTCAATGATTACCAAATATTTGCACACTGCAATTATAAGTGTTGCTTAGCTGTATTTGTGGTTACAACTGTGGTACTTCTCAGCAGaagatgtaaatatttaaacctcaggaaatttttgtttgctttactGATTACATGGTCATGAATAATTAATCATTTCAcatatttgcttctttttccttttcttctgttattACACCTTTCATTACTTAGAAAGTCTTAGTCCTACTTTTAATTAAGTTGAAAGCAATACATATTCTTGGTGGAATCACTATGTGGTAGTTTTCCTCTCCTACATACCATTTGGTCTTGGTGGGTGCTGGTTGCAAAACAGCTGACCCACTTACCAAACCAGTGTGCTAGAGACCTAATTGTACCCTCAGATGTGTCCAGCCTAATTTAGCCACACTGATTTTCTGGccagtgttttctttccagtaaGTCTGTTTGCTGGTTTGGTAACAGATGAGGAACAATTCCTGGTAGCACAGGTGGAAGGAAGAGTCCTCAAACTCAGTGTACTCTTTTCctgcaatttatttttgagGAGAGAGTAAAGCTCATTATTTGTTTGAAAGAGCTTTCTTCAACTCAATATTGATTAGTAATTTTTGTCAGCCACTGGGACACTAGCCAACACCTGCCCATCATTCATAGGAAAccttttctcagaaaaacaaactagATGAAACACATTTGTGTCTGTGAATTAGTTCCTGAATATCAGAATATCCTTATGGCTGCCTCGGAAAAACATCTGGTTTTTCAGCTTATACTTATTTGCTTTAAGAATCTAACCTGAGAAATCAGTCTacaatattttagaaatgtttagTAATGAGTTTTAAGATTTCCAATGGGCTTTTATTGCTATTTAACTGAAAGTGTTCAGTGGACTTGAA encodes:
- the FGG gene encoding fibrinogen gamma chain; protein product: MMGLRLCSWAPLGFLLSLLFSTSVAYTATRENCCILDDRFGSFCPTTCGIADFFSKYQSTVDNDLLEMESLLQRISNATITSDHLIQHIQDLYPSEKQTLPNSIDDFTQKSRKIIEEISRYENTILSHETTIQQLTDAHIMNGNRITELKQKIAQLESLCQEPCKDRTEILETTGRDCQDIANKGARKSGLYFIKPQRAKQSFLVYCEIDSYGNGWTVLQRRLDGSEDFSKNWVQYKEGFGHLSPDDTTEFWLGNEKIHLITTQSTLPYTLRIELEDWSGKKSTADYAVFRVGSEEDKYRLTYAYFIGGEAGDAFDGFDFGDDPSDKSYTYHNGMRFSTHDNDNDNYEGNCAEQDGSGWWMNRCHAGHLNGKYYIGGVYTSEDAGPSGFDNGIIWATWRDRWYSMKKSAMKIIPFNRLSVDGQQHNLGNVKQVGDA